The following are from one region of the Arachis duranensis cultivar V14167 chromosome 10, aradu.V14167.gnm2.J7QH, whole genome shotgun sequence genome:
- the LOC107468816 gene encoding potassium channel AKT2/3 isoform X2: MDVASTIPYEALSLLFTGKHYVSLPYYLLGLLRFWRLRRVKQFFTRLEKDIRFSYFWIRCARLLSVTVFSVHCGGCLYYMLADRYPHKGKTWIGAVNPNFRQTSLWIRYISAMYWSITTMSTVGYGDLHAVNTLEMIFIIFYMLFNLGLTAYLIGNMTNLVVEGTRRTMEFRNSIESASNFVSRNRLPPRLKEQILAYMCLRFKAESLNQHHLIEQLPKSICQSICQHLFYETAAKAYLFKGVSKEILLSLVAKMKAEYLPPREDVIMQNEAPDDVYIIVSGEVEFIDCVMEKERVLGTLQTGDMFGEVGALCCRPQSFTFRTKTLTQLLRLKTSTLIETMQVKKEDNIQILKNFQMQHFKQLKDLSIRDLMVESVEEEDPDMAVNLLTVATTGNAVFLEELLRAGLDPDIGDSEGKTPLHIAASNGHEDCVKVLLKHACNLHLRDINGNTALWDAIASKHYSIFRILYQLAALSDPHTPGDLLCTAAKRNDLVVMKELLKLGLNINSNDHQGMSAIQIAMQENHVDMVELLVMNGADANGVCTNGFSALALNEMLRKREVGHRINVNEAIQCDFVSEGKHQEDQKNNKGSSNGFNCPRISIYRGHPIQRRGKGSMEPGKLIRLPDSLEDLKTIAGKKFGFDAKDAMVTDEEGAEIDCIDVIRDNDKIFVVL; the protein is encoded by the exons GTAACAGTATTTTCAGTTCATTGTGGTGGGTGCTTGTATTACATGCTGGCTGATAGGTACCCTCATAAAGGGAAGACATGGATTGGAGCAGTAAATCCAAACTTCAGACAGACAAGCCTTTGGATCAGATACATCTCTGCCATGTATTGGTCTATCACCACCATGTCCACCGTTGGCTATGGCGACCTCCACGCTGTTAACACCCTCGAAATGATCTTCATCATTTTCTACATGCTCTTCAACCTCGGCCTAACTGCTTACTTGATTGGTAACATGACTAACCTTGTTGTCGAAGGAACTCGCCGTACCATGGAATTT AGAAATAGCATTGAATCAGCATCAAACTTTGTGTCCCGAAATCGATTGCCTCCGAGGTTAAAGGAGCAGATCCTGGCTTACATGTGTTTGAGATTCAAAGCGGAGAGTTTGAATCAGCATCATCTCATTGAGCAACTACCAAAATCAATTTGCCAGAGCATCTGCCAGCATTTGTTCTATGAAACTGCAGCAAAAGCTTATCTTTTCAAAGGTGTCTCAAAAGAAATTCTCTTGTCCTTG GTTGCGAAAATGAAGGCAGAGTACCTGCCTCCTAGAGAGGATGTTATTATGCAAAACGAAGCGCCGGATGATGTTTACATCATAGTTTCTGGGGAAGTAGAGTTCATTGATTGTGTAATGGAGAAAGAGAGAGTCTTGGGGACTCTACAAACAGGGGACATGTTTGGAGAAGTTGGTGCACTTTGCTGCAGACCTCAGAGCTTTACCTTTAGAACAAAGACTCTCACACAGCTTCTAAGGCTGAAAACTAGTACACTGATTGAAACAATGCAGGTTAAGAAAGAAGACAATATACAAATACTCAAGAATTTCCAAATGCAGCATTTCAAGCAGCTTAAGGATCTTAGTATCAGAGATTTAATGGTGGAGAGTGTGGAAGAAGAGGATCCTGACATGGCTGTGAACTTGTTGACTGTGGCCACCACAGGCAATGCTGTTTTTCTTGAGGAGCTTCTAAGAGCAGGTTTGGATCCTGACATTGGAGACTCAGAAGGGAAAACCCCATTG CACATAGCAGCATCAAATGGGCATGAAGATTGTGTTAAAGTTTTACTTAAGCATGCATGTAACTTACATTTGAGAG ATATCAATGGTAACACAGCACTATGGGATGCTATAGCATCAAAGCATTACTCCATATTCAGAATCCTCTACCAGCTTGCTGCTCTCTCCGATCCACACACGCCGGGTGATCTCCTATGCACAGCAGCAAAAAGAAATGATTTAGTAGTGATGAAGGAGCTCTTAAAGCTAGGATTGAACATTAACTCCAATGATCACCAAGGAATGTCAGCAATCCAAATTGCCATGCAAGAAAACCATGTGGACATGGTTGAATTGCTTGTCATGAATGGAGCAGATGCCAATGGTGTATGTACTAATGGATTTTCTGCATTAGCCTTAAATGAAATGCTGCGAAAGCGCGAAGTTGGTCATCGAATCAATGTGAATGAGGCCATACAATGTGATTTTGTGTCAGAAGGGAAACACCAAGAAGATCAAAAGAACAATAAGGGAAGTTCAAATGGATTCAACTGCCCAAGAATAAGCATATATAGAGGTCACCCTATACAGAGAAGAGGAAAAGGTTCCATGGAACCTGGGAAGTTAATAAGGTTACCTGATTCATTAGAGGATCTCAAAACTATTGCAG GTAAAAAATTTGGGTTTGATGCAAAAGATGCAATGGTAACAGATGAAGAAGGAGCTGAGATAGATTGTATTGATGTCATCAGAGATAATGATaagatttttgttgttttatag
- the LOC107468793 gene encoding uncharacterized protein LOC107468793 has protein sequence MDESSRLWDACHVLKSAISGMENYYSAASNIASSLDGYHYLSPEHSRQVIRAINVCQREIVGLEEENKSLLETRIQALSQCVNQNICMESKLNGFSGFRGVLYAMRSVSSLLLMILLSGLAYCCSSSCFHHHDHNMVLGSGFMVSMALLKQKVAEEIDQPGILMFELQQAKGAMEELKMELERGGEIQVKVENIKSCFGLLRCGVETLTGQLDDFFDDIVECRKKLLDICTQR, from the exons ATGGAtgaaagctcaaggctctgggATGCATGCCATGTCCTTAAATCCGCCATTTCTGGAATGGAGAACTATTACTCTGCTGCTTCCAACATTGCTTCTTCTTTGGATGGTTATCACTATCTCTCTCCCGAGCATTCACGCCAG GTTATTAGAGCAATAAATGTTTGTCAAAGGGAGATAGTGGGattggaagaagaaaacaagagcCTATTAGAAACAAGGATTCAAGCATTGTCACAATGTGTGAACCAGAACATCTGCATGGAATCAAAGTTGAATGGATTCAGTGGATTCCGTGGAGTTCTCTATGCAATGAGGAGTGTTAGCTCATTGCTTCTCATGATCCTTCTCTCTGGCCTTGCTTACTGTTGCTCTTCCTCTTGCTTCCACCACCATGACCACAACATGGTTTTGGGTTCAGGGTTTATGGTTTCCATGGCCTTATTGAAGCAGAAAGTAGCAGAGGAAATAGACCAGCCTGGGATTCTCATGTTTGAGTTGCAGCAAGCTAAGGGTGCAATGGAGGAATTGAAGATGGAGTTGGAGAGAGGTGGTGAGATCCAAGTGAAAGTAGAGAACATCAAGAGTTGCTTTGGATTGTTGAGATGTGGTGTTGAGACTCTTACTGGACAACTTGATGATTTCTTTGATGACATTGTTGAATGCAGGAAGAAGCTTTTGGATATCTGCACTCAAAGATAG
- the LOC107468805 gene encoding serine hydroxymethyltransferase 6 has product MDLSHPHSNLSLGFSSSHASPPRRPPIPDESITLQLESSLRDPSHPLPPVPLQLLEPQTATDNGNHDSEFNDAADDEDDRDVEEFRILGHSMCLKRRRDCDSSSSSSISSSKRVSVSHESDLEARRALVRSWGNQSLQLADPDVFDIMEKEKRRQYRGIELIASENFVCKAVMEALGSHLTNKYSEGMPGARYYGGNQYIDEIETLCCERALLAFNLDPKCWGVNVQPYSCTSANFAVYTGLLLPGDRIMGLDTPSGGNTSHGYYTPNGKKVSGASIFFESLPYKVNPQTGYVDYEKLEERALDFRPKILICGGSSYPREWDYARFRHIADKCGAVLMCDMAQISGLIAAKECSNPFDYCDIVTSTTHKSLRGPRGGIIFYRKGAKPRKRGILLSQGNESDQYDFEEKINFAVFPSLQGGPHNNHIAALAIALKQVATPEYKAYMHQVKKNAQALASALLRRKCRLVTGGTDNHLVLWDLRPLGLTGKFYEKVCEACHITLNKIAIFGDNGVIIPGGVRIGTPAMTSRGCLEADFETMAEFLFRAAQLANVLQREHGKMQKTVLKGLDSSREVVDLRARVEAFATQFAMPGFDI; this is encoded by the exons ATGGACTTGTCTCATCCCCACTCCAATTTGTCGCTCGGCTTCTCATCCTCTCACGCGTCGCCGCCACGCCGCCCTCCAATCCCCGACGAATCTATCACCCTCCAGCTCGAATCCAGCCTCCGTGACCCTTCCCACCCTCTCCCTCCGGTTCCCCTCCAGCTCCTCGAGCCCCAAACAGCCACCGATAACGGCAACCACGATTCCGAGTTCAACGACGCCGCCGACGATGAAGACGACAGGGACGTCGAGGAATTTCGCATCCTAGGCCACTCAATGTGCCTCAAGAGGCGAAGAGATTGCGATTCCTCATCCTCTTCCTCAATCTCTTCCTCCAAGAGGGTTTCCGTTTCCCACGAATCTGATCTCGAGGCACGGCGAGCTTTGGTTCGCTCATGGGGGAACCAATCCTTGCAGCTTGCGGACCCCGACGTCTTCGACATaatggagaaggagaagagaaggcAGTACAGAGGGATTGAATTGATCGCCTCCGAGAATTTCGTATGCAAAGCCGTTATGGAAGCTCTTGGGAGCCATTTGACTAACAAGTACTCCGAGGGAATGCCCGGTGCACGTTACTATGGAGGTAACCAATATATCGATGAGATTGAAACCTTGTGTTGTGAGCGTGCTTTGCTTGCGTTTAATCTTGACCCCAAGTGTTGGGGTGTCAATGTTCAGCCATATTCGTGTACCTCTGCGAATTTTGCAGTTTACACCGGGTTGCTATTGCCCGGTGATCGTATCATGGGGTTGGATACACCCTCTGGAGGGAACACTAGCCATGGTTACTATACTCCCAATGGGAAGAAAGTTTCCGGTGCCTCCATTTTCTTTGAGAGCTTGCCTTATAAGGTGAACCCACAAACTGGGTATGTTGATTATGAGAAGCTTGAGGAGAGGGCGCTTGATTTTCGTCCCAAGATACTTATTTGCGGTGGGAGTTCGTACCCTCGAGAATGGGATTACGCAAGGTTTAGGCACATTGCGGATAAATGCGGAGCTGTTTTGATGTGTGATATGGCACAAATAAGTGGGCTAATCGCAGCCAAG GAATGTTCAAACCCTTTTGACTATTGTGATATTGTTACTTCAACAACTCACAAGAGTCTTCGCGGTCCAAGGGGAGGCATAATTTTTTATCGGAAGGGTGCAAAACCAAGGAAGAGAGGGATTCTGTTAAGTCAGGGAAATGAAAGTGATCAGTATGACTTTgaggaaaagataaattttgctGTTTTTCCATCGTTGCAAGGGGGCCCACACAATAACCATATTGCTGCTCTTGCTATAGCTTTAAAACAAGTGGCTACTCCTGAGTATAAGGCATACATGCATCAAGTGAAGAAAAATGCTCAGGCCTTAGCATCTGCTTTATTGAGAAGGAAATGCCGCCTAGTAACTGGGGGTACAGACAACCACTTAGTGCTTTGGGATTTAAGGCCTCTTGGATTGACAG GTAAATTTTATGAGAAGGTCTGTGAGGCATGTCATATTACTTTGAATAAGATTGCAATTTTTGGTGACAATGGAGTTATTATTCCCGGAGGTGTAAGAATAG GTACCCCTGCCATGACTTCAAGAGGATGTTTAGAAGCTGATTTTGAGACAATGGCTGAATTTCTGTTTAGAGCCGCGCAACTTGCAAACGTATTGCAGAGGGAGCATGGGAAAATGCAGAAGACTGTTTTGAAGGGGCTTGATAGCAGTAGGGAGGTTGTTGATCTCCGGGCTCGGGTTGAAGCTTTTGCAACTCAATTTGCAATGCCTGGTTTTGACATTTGA
- the LOC107468809 gene encoding uncharacterized protein LOC107468809, giving the protein MEHLKDELNKVEAEGTNEAKEIELLIEKHNYDYNLLQAKCEQIRCSLDYVTSKDQTTEENSEAIDSSMLADDHTTITVAILDNYLEYLQLEDEIHEMKSVVESLEDLQSKFKWFDAINQIEDALTGLKVLAFEDNSIRLSLRTYMPKLEDLSCLSRVHDSYDVSELSHELLIEVFEKTLKLKNVQLFPNNVHVSDIVDYAKTVSKSSLQCFITKLQDRIILSTLRSLVVKDANKSSRHMLEYLDKDEMIVAHIAGGIDAYIKLPDGWPIFASPLTLIAVKRSDSWNRTSLSFHANVEKFANSLDDDVRQNILSFADAVERILKEQLQLDLQASDSSIQPKDIRV; this is encoded by the exons ATGGAGCATTTGAAAGATGAATTGAACAAGGTGGAGGCTGAAGGCACAaatgaagcaaaagaaatagaGCTTCTAATTGAGAAACATAATTATG ATTATAATCTCTTACAGGCCAAGTGTGAACAGATCAGATGTTCATTAGATTATGTTACATCAAAG GATCAGACGACAGAAGAGAATAGTGAAGCTATTGATTCGTCTATGCTTGCAGATGATCATACAACTATAACTGTCGCAATTCTGGACAATTACTTAGAG TATTTACAACTTGAGGATGAGATTCATGAAATGAAGTCAGTTGTAGAGTCATTGGAGGATCTTCAGTCCAAGTTCAAATG GTTTGACGCTATCAACCAGATTGAGGATGCATTAACAGGTCTTAAAGTGCTTGCATTTGAGGACAACAGCATTAGGTTGTCGTTACGGACTTACATGCCAAAATTAGAGGATCTTTCATGCCTATCGAGAGTTCACGATAGCTATGATGTATCTGAGCTGAGTCATGAGTTATTGATTGAAGTTTTTGAGAAGACTTTGAAGTTAAAGAATGTTCAG CTCTTTCCAAACAACGTACATGTGAGTGACATTGTTGATTATGCTAAGACTGTCAG TAAGTCGTCATTGCAATGCTTTATAACAAAATTGCAAGATAGAATAATACTGAGCACACTTAGGTCTCTTGTTGTAAAGGATGCTAATAAATCGAg TAGACACATGCTTGAATACTTGGACAAAGATGAGATGATTGTAGCTCACATTGCTGGTGGAATTGATGCATACATAAAGCTGCCTGATGGTTGGCCGATATTTGCTTCTCCGTTAACACTGATAGCTGTCAAGAGATCAGATAGTTGGAACAGAACTTCTCTAAGTTTTCATGCAAACGTTGAG AAGTTCGCTAACTCATTAGATGATGATGTTCGCCAAAATATATTGAGCtttgctgatgctgttgaaaGGATACTTAAAGAACAGTTGCAGTTGGATCTTCAAGCCAGTGATAGTTCTATTCAGCCTAAGGATATCCGCGTCTGA